A section of the Armatimonadota bacterium genome encodes:
- the rfbA gene encoding glucose-1-phosphate thymidylyltransferase RfbA yields the protein MMARKGIILAGGSGTRLYPVTLGTSKQLCPIYNKPMIYYPLSVLMLAGVKEILIITTPEDQAAFQRLLGDGSQWGISLQFTVQPSPDGLAQAFHIGASFVGEDPAVLVLGDNIFFGHDLELLLKNADQREVGATVFAYPVRDASIYGVVEFDENGKAIGLEEKPKAPKSNFAVTGLYFYDNSVIAKARDLKPSARGELEITDLNRLFLEEGSMSVEVMGRGYAWLDTGSHESMLQASQFVESVEQRQGLMVCCPEEIAFRRGWISAQHLTEISRPLQKTHYGQYLLALAEKRIR from the coding sequence CTGATGGCGCGAAAAGGCATCATTCTCGCCGGTGGTTCGGGAACCCGTTTGTATCCAGTAACTCTCGGGACAAGCAAACAGCTCTGCCCAATCTACAACAAGCCGATGATCTATTATCCGCTCAGCGTTCTCATGCTGGCCGGAGTCAAAGAGATTTTGATCATCACCACACCCGAGGATCAGGCGGCATTCCAGCGCCTGCTGGGGGACGGGTCTCAATGGGGAATTTCTCTTCAATTCACCGTTCAACCGTCGCCAGATGGGCTGGCGCAGGCCTTCCATATTGGTGCCTCCTTCGTCGGCGAGGACCCCGCTGTGCTAGTGCTTGGGGACAACATCTTCTTTGGTCACGATTTAGAGTTGCTTCTTAAGAACGCAGATCAGCGGGAGGTTGGAGCGACTGTTTTCGCTTATCCGGTCAGGGACGCGTCCATTTATGGCGTTGTCGAGTTTGACGAAAACGGAAAAGCAATTGGACTCGAAGAGAAACCCAAGGCGCCCAAATCCAATTTTGCGGTGACGGGGCTGTACTTTTATGACAACTCGGTCATCGCCAAGGCTCGGGACCTCAAGCCGTCGGCCAGGGGCGAGTTGGAGATTACTGATCTCAACCGGTTGTTCCTCGAAGAGGGTTCGATGAGCGTTGAGGTCATGGGCCGAGGGTACGCCTGGCTTGACACTGGCTCGCACGAGTCGATGCTGCAAGCATCTCAGTTTGTCGAATCTGTTGAGCAACGCCAGGGGCTGATGGTGTGTTGTCCAGAGGAAATCGCGTTCCGTCGAGGCTGGATTTCCGCACAGCACCTCACCGAGATTAGCAGACCGCTTCAAAAGACGCACTACGGCCAGTATTTGTTGGCTCTGGCTGAAAAGCGAATTCGATAG
- the rfbB gene encoding dTDP-glucose 4,6-dehydratase, with product MKYLVTGGAGFIGSNFLVKYVAERPNDHFHSIDKLSYASNMASLSPIDASPNYQFSRLDLVDFAATMELVTEYAPDVIIHFAAESHVDRSITGPAEFIQSNIVGTFNLLEAAKQKGVFRFHHVSTDEVYGSLGEEGFFVETTSYDPSSPYSASKAASDHLVRAYNRTYKLPVTITNCSNNYGPRQFPEKLVPLMILNCLEGKPLPVYGQGLNTRDWLYVDDHNSAIMAVVDRGREGETYNIGGNAEQKNIDVVKTICRLMGEETGKGDLSHLITYVADRPGHDWRYAIDASKLRDELGWEPTETFDTGIRKTIQWYLENDSWVADVKSGDYQKWLETNYAGRN from the coding sequence ATGAAGTATCTGGTCACGGGCGGGGCGGGGTTTATCGGCTCAAATTTTTTGGTCAAGTACGTCGCAGAGCGACCAAACGATCACTTCCATAGCATCGACAAGCTATCGTACGCAAGCAATATGGCCTCACTTAGTCCGATCGATGCATCGCCGAACTACCAGTTCTCAAGACTGGATCTCGTCGACTTTGCCGCCACGATGGAGTTAGTCACTGAGTACGCACCGGATGTCATCATCCACTTCGCCGCCGAATCCCATGTTGATCGATCCATCACCGGGCCAGCCGAGTTCATTCAATCCAACATCGTCGGCACCTTTAACCTTCTGGAGGCCGCAAAGCAGAAAGGAGTCTTCCGCTTCCACCACGTCTCCACCGACGAGGTCTATGGCTCGCTAGGAGAAGAAGGCTTCTTTGTCGAGACCACCTCTTACGATCCGTCATCCCCTTATTCAGCTTCAAAAGCAGCTTCTGACCACTTGGTTCGGGCGTACAACCGAACGTATAAGCTCCCCGTCACGATCACGAATTGCTCGAACAACTACGGCCCACGTCAATTCCCTGAAAAGCTTGTTCCGCTCATGATTCTGAACTGCCTAGAAGGGAAGCCCTTGCCCGTGTACGGTCAAGGACTCAACACTCGTGATTGGCTCTACGTGGACGATCACAACTCGGCGATCATGGCGGTCGTGGACCGAGGAAGGGAAGGGGAGACCTACAACATTGGCGGCAACGCTGAGCAGAAGAATATTGACGTTGTCAAAACCATCTGCCGGCTTATGGGAGAAGAAACGGGGAAGGGCGATCTTTCTCATCTGATCACGTATGTCGCTGACCGCCCTGGGCACGATTGGCGTTACGCGATCGACGCCTCAAAACTTCGGGACGAGCTCGGATGGGAGCCAACCGAGACCTTCGACACCGGTATCCGCAAGACAATTCAGTGGTACCTAGAGAATGATTCATGGGTCGCGGACGTGAAGTCCGGTGATTATCAGAAATGGCTTGAGACAAACTACGCGGGGCGAAACTGA
- the obgE gene encoding GTPase ObgE, producing the protein MFLDEAIVEFTSGKGGSGAVAFHTEKHVPRGGPNGADGGRGGDVILIAERGKRTLYDFKLMDHHEAESGVHGLGNKRGKNAKDIIIKLPVGTVVTNVETGELLVDLTKHGMKYIVAKGGRGGHGNMHYVNSVRQAPNFAEKGGPAEKVKVKLELKLLADVALIGLPNAGKSTLISSISAAKPKIADYPFTTIVPNLGVVSFRDTTFTVADMPGLIEGASEGIGLGHQFLKHVERTRVLVHVVDILPIDESDPVANYELIERELEKYSEEIAARPRLIALNKIDMVPAESIAETVEKFEKFGHQIFPISGFTNRGLTDLLNAMTDVVEEALPESEIPVFMPALEKQGEDHWEIIEEEDCYRVVGKRLERMVAMTDLERKDAVRYMQRRLERIGVLEKLRLCGAEEGDTVVIGDFEFSYIDES; encoded by the coding sequence ATGTTCCTTGACGAGGCCATTGTAGAGTTCACCTCGGGAAAAGGGGGCAGCGGAGCGGTTGCATTCCATACCGAAAAGCACGTACCGCGTGGCGGTCCGAATGGTGCTGATGGCGGACGCGGTGGAGATGTCATTCTCATCGCCGAGCGCGGAAAGCGAACGCTATATGACTTCAAGCTCATGGATCACCATGAGGCCGAGAGCGGCGTTCACGGCCTAGGCAACAAGCGGGGTAAGAACGCCAAGGACATCATCATCAAGCTTCCGGTAGGAACCGTGGTGACGAACGTCGAGACAGGCGAGCTGCTGGTTGACCTCACCAAGCACGGCATGAAGTACATCGTCGCCAAAGGCGGGCGCGGTGGGCACGGCAATATGCACTACGTTAATTCGGTGCGCCAGGCGCCAAATTTTGCCGAGAAGGGGGGTCCAGCGGAGAAGGTCAAGGTAAAGCTCGAACTAAAGCTTCTTGCCGATGTCGCCTTAATCGGGCTACCGAATGCCGGGAAGTCGACTTTGATTAGCTCCATTAGTGCGGCGAAGCCCAAGATCGCAGACTATCCGTTCACGACGATCGTGCCAAACCTCGGCGTCGTCAGCTTCCGCGATACCACTTTTACCGTGGCTGACATGCCAGGTCTAATCGAAGGGGCCTCAGAAGGGATTGGCCTTGGTCACCAGTTCCTCAAGCACGTTGAACGTACTCGCGTGCTGGTCCACGTGGTCGACATCCTTCCAATCGACGAAAGTGATCCCGTAGCGAACTACGAGCTCATCGAACGAGAACTAGAAAAATACAGTGAAGAGATCGCGGCTCGCCCACGACTCATTGCGCTCAACAAGATCGACATGGTTCCGGCGGAGTCCATCGCTGAAACAGTTGAGAAGTTCGAAAAGTTTGGTCATCAGATCTTCCCGATATCGGGATTCACGAACCGAGGGTTGACGGATCTTCTGAACGCCATGACGGACGTTGTAGAAGAGGCTCTGCCAGAGAGCGAGATTCCGGTGTTCATGCCCGCACTCGAGAAGCAAGGCGAAGATCATTGGGAGATCATTGAAGAGGAAGATTGCTACCGAGTCGTTGGAAAACGATTGGAACGTATGGTTGCCATGACCGATCTCGAGCGAAAGGACGCGGTTCGCTACATGCAGCGTCGCCTCGAAAGAATTGGAGTTCTGGAGAAGCTCCGGCTGTGCGGAGCTGAGGAAGGCGACACCGTCGTGATCGGCGATTTTGAGTTCTCCTACATTGACGAATCATGA
- the nadD gene encoding nicotinate-nucleotide adenylyltransferase encodes MRIGILGGTFDPPHLGHLRLIESALEELELDEVIVLPANKNPFKKGRAGATPQQRMEMVSLLAKQNPKIMVSDMEITRGGLSYTVDTLGELQMVYPGEYWFIMGADALKGFGEWKNPQRILRQCRLAVAARAPIVQEEVLLGLEDYVKERVDIIEMPLIDASSTDIRLKVQRGMPIGSLTTPEIVDYIKKNKLYK; translated from the coding sequence ATGAGAATTGGCATTTTAGGCGGGACGTTTGATCCTCCACACTTGGGGCATTTGAGGCTAATCGAGTCCGCTCTCGAAGAGCTTGAACTTGATGAAGTCATTGTTTTGCCTGCAAACAAGAACCCATTCAAGAAGGGTCGCGCGGGTGCCACGCCTCAGCAACGTATGGAAATGGTGAGCTTGCTCGCCAAGCAGAACCCGAAGATCATGGTTAGTGACATGGAGATCACTCGAGGGGGACTCAGCTACACGGTGGACACGCTTGGGGAACTCCAGATGGTTTATCCAGGCGAATACTGGTTCATCATGGGCGCCGATGCCCTCAAAGGATTTGGCGAGTGGAAGAACCCCCAACGCATCCTCCGACAATGCCGATTGGCGGTTGCGGCCAGGGCACCAATCGTTCAAGAAGAAGTTTTATTGGGACTGGAAGACTATGTTAAAGAAAGAGTCGACATCATCGAAATGCCCCTGATCGACGCAAGCAGTACGGACATTCGCCTCAAAGTTCAGCGCGGAATGCCCATCGGAAGCCTCACAACTCCCGAGATCGTCGACTATATTAAGAAGAACAAGTTGTACAAATGA
- the rsfS gene encoding ribosome silencing factor — protein sequence MTSQETLELIRNAADDMKAERIEVLDVRAKTSIADYFLVCSGTSDRHVDAIADRVAEKLVEHKIKPLRSEGERSGWILQDYGDVVFHVMKEEQRQFYDLESLWASAQVNTDLV from the coding sequence ATGACATCACAAGAAACCCTAGAACTGATCCGCAATGCGGCAGACGACATGAAAGCCGAGCGCATCGAAGTGCTTGACGTACGCGCAAAGACCTCCATCGCAGACTACTTCCTAGTCTGCTCGGGAACGTCGGATCGACACGTGGACGCGATCGCCGACCGAGTTGCTGAGAAGCTGGTAGAGCACAAGATTAAGCCCCTGAGAAGCGAAGGAGAACGGAGCGGCTGGATTCTTCAGGACTACGGCGACGTCGTTTTTCACGTCATGAAAGAAGAACAACGGCAGTTTTACGACCTGGAATCTCTCTGGGCCTCCGCTCAGGTAAACACAGACTTGGTGTAA
- a CDS encoding haloacid dehalogenase: protein MSHWDELRSDAQAMHEAREQVLVRCRKLGQLSAKSIRHVHRHQFDEASALLAEAQAEAGAVRELLSAQPNLNPSYLHDTEKEMVEAACVLAIVLDKALPSPSELGAQTMAYLHGACEAASEVRRFVLDLIREGKMPEAERILAQMDGIYEELVTFDFPDSLTNGLRRAVDALRAVLERTRSDLTLTVSQQNLIAELRRERS, encoded by the coding sequence ATGAGTCACTGGGATGAACTGAGGTCGGACGCGCAAGCGATGCACGAGGCAAGAGAACAGGTTCTTGTACGGTGCCGCAAACTTGGACAACTTAGCGCAAAGTCGATCCGGCATGTGCATCGGCATCAGTTTGATGAGGCTAGTGCTTTGCTAGCCGAAGCTCAGGCGGAGGCAGGCGCGGTCAGAGAGTTGTTGTCCGCCCAACCCAATCTCAATCCGTCCTACCTCCACGATACCGAGAAGGAAATGGTCGAAGCGGCGTGCGTTCTGGCGATTGTTTTGGACAAAGCACTGCCATCGCCCAGCGAACTGGGAGCGCAGACGATGGCCTATCTCCACGGTGCGTGTGAGGCCGCCAGCGAGGTGCGGCGGTTTGTCTTGGATCTAATTCGGGAAGGGAAGATGCCCGAAGCGGAGAGAATTCTTGCTCAGATGGACGGAATCTACGAAGAACTCGTCACATTTGACTTCCCAGACTCACTAACCAACGGACTCCGCCGTGCGGTTGACGCCCTTCGGGCGGTTTTAGAGCGAACTCGGAGCGATCTCACGTTAACCGTCAGTCAGCAAAACCTCATCGCCGAACTCCGACGTGAACGAAGCTAG